A stretch of Pirellulales bacterium DNA encodes these proteins:
- the nadC gene encoding carboxylating nicotinate-nucleotide diphosphorylase: MALEEDLAGQRDLTTAALTPAERRGAADVVAREPGIVAGMPLLPIVVAEAGFGLSIEHFVHDGDVVEGGAILATIRGLAAEILTAERTILNLLGRMMGVATRTGLFVAEIAGTKARLYDTRKTTPGWRRLEKYAVRCGGGFNHRLGLYDAVLIKDNHLALAAEATKGRFGPGDAVRQAREFLQGVMGANAGAPAEAIVEVEVDSLEQLRKALPAGPDIVLLDNMSLEELCDAVRLRNEAAPGVELEASGGVRLDTVREIAATGVDRISVGGLTHSAVALDVALDWRTG; the protein is encoded by the coding sequence ATGGCGCTGGAGGAGGATCTGGCCGGCCAGCGAGATCTGACGACCGCGGCCTTGACGCCGGCCGAGCGCCGCGGCGCCGCCGACGTCGTGGCTCGCGAGCCCGGGATCGTCGCCGGGATGCCGCTGTTGCCGATTGTCGTCGCCGAGGCCGGGTTCGGTTTGTCGATCGAACACTTCGTGCACGACGGCGACGTCGTCGAGGGGGGGGCGATTCTCGCAACGATCCGCGGCTTGGCGGCCGAAATCCTGACCGCCGAGCGGACGATTCTCAACCTGCTCGGGCGCATGATGGGGGTGGCGACGCGCACCGGCTTGTTCGTTGCGGAGATCGCGGGGACCAAGGCGCGGCTGTACGACACGCGCAAGACGACCCCGGGGTGGCGGCGGTTGGAAAAGTACGCCGTACGGTGCGGAGGAGGGTTCAACCACCGGCTCGGGCTCTACGATGCGGTGCTGATCAAGGACAACCACCTTGCGCTCGCGGCCGAGGCGACCAAGGGGCGGTTTGGCCCCGGCGACGCCGTCCGGCAAGCCCGTGAGTTCTTGCAAGGCGTCATGGGGGCCAATGCCGGGGCCCCGGCTGAGGCGATCGTCGAAGTCGAGGTCGATTCGCTGGAGCAACTGCGCAAGGCGCTCCCCGCGGGGCCAGACATTGTGCTGCTGGACAACATGTCGCTGGAGGAACTTTGCGACGCGGTGCGGTTGCGGAACGAAGCGGCCCCCGGCGTTGAGTTGGAAGCCTCGGGAGGCGTCCGATTGGATACGGTGCGCGAAATCGCAGCGACCGGGGTCGATCGAATCAGCGTCGGCGGACTAACCCACTCAGCCGTTGCTTTGGACGTGGCGTTGGATTGGCGCACGGGTTGA